One genomic window of Nicotiana sylvestris chromosome 10, ASM39365v2, whole genome shotgun sequence includes the following:
- the LOC104218482 gene encoding uncharacterized protein — protein sequence MRSSKESKRKNKYASSPTRTRPVKPSGPDSRPPYSRLSPPPSAALLESEIVTDSDLALFEKLEISSNNNPRSFSYSVKQQCWEKAEKVKGRDPDRWRRDPLGNILFRKLVGCPGCLCHDYDHIIPYSKGGQSTLENCQVLQATVNRSKGNRTDISKAELIKRSSYCRVSGHDMDLLELSAYGNVRHAQDSGGCKIQ from the exons ATGAGATCAAGTAAAGAaagcaaaaggaaaaacaagTATGCTTCATCCCCAACAAGAACCCGACCCGTTAAACCCTCAGGACCCGACTCAAGACCTCCCTATTCCAGGCTATCTCCTCCACCATCAGCTGCTCTCCTTGAGAGTGAAATTGTCACTGATTCAGACTTGGCTTTGTTTGAGAAGCTTGAAATTTCTTCTAATAACAATCCAAGAAGTTTCTCGTATAGTGTGAAGCAGCAGTGTTGGGAGAAAGCGGAGAAAGTGAAGGGTAGAGACCCGGACCGATGGCGCCGCGACCCGTTGGGGAACATACTGTTTCGGAAGCTTGTGGGTTGTCCTGGTTGTCTATGCCATGACTATGACCATATTATTCCCTATTCCAAG GGTGGACAAAGTACATTAGAGAATTGCCAGGTTCTGCAG GCGACAGTTAATCGATCCAAGGGGAATCGAACTGATATATCAAAAGCTGAACTTATTAAGAGAAGTTCTTATTGTCGGGTTTCAG GTCATGACATGGATCTTCTTGAACTTTCTGCCTACGGCAATGTCCGTCATGCGCAAGATTCCGGGGGATGTAAAATTCAGTGA